The Geoanaerobacter pelophilus genome includes a region encoding these proteins:
- a CDS encoding OmcA/MtrC family decaheme c-type cytochrome: MQMKRLSLMAAAIISAAFMLGGCSDGKDGRNGLNAGQGTVDASTVAPETLAALQLTGQVTSVSINSPPVVNFRITDSNGNPIKGLGVASPTSSTSLNYLRFTVAKLVPGATTHDRDQWVSYMVTSTSRPTTENVAANLVDNGDGSYTYTFAKNITDPTQTNNVTYEPTLTHRLVIQVSGSVPNASTPISLAKPTNIIYDWVPAGGAVSTKREITTTEACNECHDKIGVTTPHGGRIDTRYCVVCHNDQRRIGRTNLASVAGAFSAATYIADGEVLGDFVTMVHKIHMGNKLTKTGYDYAGVTFNDVGYPQDQKNCRKCHKLSAAAPQGDNWKTKPTRAACGACHDNVNFATGANALAGTGTHVAHSVQTTDANCAGCHKTEDIETAHLTDNATPNNPSVPAGAVNFTYDINTVSVNGSNQAVIKFRILSDGGTGAAPTPVVFTGTGSTATTPPANAVISGFSGSPAFLMAYSLSGTNQTIGSSNHYDFNNFGMAAAQPASIRIAELLAAGNTKGTISGPDSSGYYTATITAAASNFPAGAKLRTVGLQAYFTQVTPAVARHTKAVVKTVTGDTARRTVVDSDKCAKCHEWFEGHGGNRVYEIAICTLCHVPNLSTSGRGASVANLDATNNAALTAAGYNAADPSTWPEASNNLKDMIHGIHAGSMRAAAGNPYRFVRDRGTSGVFYYDWSEVVFPGQLNNCEMCHKPGTYGTVSANALASTNETLGAGTVAQNRASLPNATDKVTTPLAATCISCHGYGGAVTATAHMNSNGVAVNNNVLRSTLGTAFDQCTLCHTNDKVAAPSTVHKPQ; encoded by the coding sequence ATGCAAATGAAGAGATTAAGTCTCATGGCCGCAGCAATTATCTCTGCAGCATTTATGCTGGGCGGATGTTCTGACGGCAAGGATGGCAGGAATGGCCTCAACGCCGGGCAGGGTACTGTCGATGCTTCGACGGTGGCTCCCGAAACCTTGGCTGCACTTCAGCTGACTGGGCAGGTAACAAGCGTTTCTATCAACAGTCCACCTGTTGTAAATTTCAGGATTACCGATTCTAATGGCAATCCGATTAAGGGCCTTGGGGTTGCAAGCCCGACCTCATCAACTAGTCTCAACTACCTGAGATTCACTGTTGCCAAGCTTGTTCCCGGCGCAACTACTCATGATCGCGACCAGTGGGTCAGTTACATGGTTACCTCGACCAGCAGGCCTACTACTGAAAACGTCGCAGCTAATCTTGTTGATAACGGTGATGGTAGCTATACCTACACTTTCGCCAAGAATATAACCGACCCAACTCAGACCAACAATGTTACCTACGAGCCGACTCTTACTCACCGCCTGGTGATCCAGGTTTCCGGCAGCGTACCGAACGCTTCGACTCCGATCTCGCTGGCAAAACCGACCAACATCATCTATGACTGGGTCCCGGCCGGTGGTGCAGTAAGCACCAAGCGTGAGATCACCACAACCGAGGCTTGCAATGAGTGTCACGACAAGATCGGCGTCACCACTCCCCATGGCGGCCGGATTGATACCCGTTACTGCGTGGTATGCCACAACGATCAGCGCAGAATCGGGCGGACAAATTTAGCGTCTGTTGCCGGTGCTTTCTCTGCAGCCACCTATATCGCTGATGGCGAAGTGCTCGGCGATTTTGTGACCATGGTGCACAAGATCCATATGGGGAACAAGCTTACCAAAACAGGCTATGATTATGCCGGTGTCACGTTCAATGATGTCGGTTATCCTCAGGACCAGAAAAACTGCCGCAAGTGCCACAAACTCTCTGCTGCCGCACCACAGGGCGACAACTGGAAAACCAAGCCGACCCGTGCTGCCTGCGGCGCCTGCCATGACAACGTCAATTTCGCTACCGGTGCCAATGCTTTGGCCGGTACCGGCACCCACGTTGCACATAGCGTACAGACAACCGACGCCAACTGCGCCGGCTGCCACAAGACTGAAGACATCGAGACTGCTCACCTGACTGATAATGCAACCCCGAACAATCCAAGTGTTCCTGCAGGTGCTGTCAACTTCACCTACGACATCAATACCGTATCGGTCAACGGCAGTAACCAGGCTGTTATCAAGTTCAGAATCCTGAGCGACGGCGGCACCGGCGCAGCACCGACTCCTGTAGTATTCACAGGGACCGGTTCTACTGCAACTACCCCACCGGCAAACGCGGTCATCAGCGGATTCTCCGGAAGCCCGGCCTTCCTTATGGCTTATTCGCTTTCCGGCACCAACCAGACAATAGGGTCATCTAACCATTATGACTTCAACAACTTCGGTATGGCAGCTGCTCAGCCGGCAAGCATCAGGATCGCCGAACTCCTGGCAGCAGGCAATACCAAAGGAACCATCTCTGGGCCGGATTCAAGCGGCTACTACACGGCAACCATTACAGCCGCTGCCTCCAACTTCCCAGCCGGCGCCAAGTTAAGAACTGTTGGCCTTCAGGCGTACTTCACCCAGGTAACTCCTGCAGTGGCTCGTCACACCAAGGCAGTTGTCAAGACTGTAACTGGCGATACTGCTCGCCGTACCGTTGTTGATAGCGATAAGTGCGCCAAGTGCCATGAGTGGTTCGAAGGTCATGGCGGCAATAGGGTTTACGAAATCGCCATCTGTACCTTGTGTCATGTACCGAACCTGAGCACCAGCGGCCGCGGCGCAAGCGTTGCCAATCTGGATGCAACTAATAACGCAGCATTGACAGCTGCCGGTTACAATGCAGCTGACCCGTCAACCTGGCCAGAGGCCTCCAACAACCTCAAGGATATGATCCACGGTATCCATGCTGGCAGCATGCGTGCGGCTGCAGGTAACCCATATCGCTTCGTTCGCGATCGTGGCACCAGCGGCGTCTTCTACTATGATTGGAGCGAAGTGGTATTCCCGGGCCAGCTGAACAACTGCGAAATGTGCCATAAGCCTGGCACCTACGGCACTGTATCCGCCAATGCCCTTGCTTCCACTAATGAAACTCTTGGTGCAGGAACCGTTGCACAAAACCGCGCTAGTCTCCCGAACGCAACTGACAAGGTGACAACTCCGCTTGCAGCTACATGCATCAGCTGCCACGGCTATGGCGGCGCAGTTACTGCAACCGCTCACATGAACTCCAATGGTGTTGCAGTCAATAACAATGTCCTGCGCAGCACTCTGGGCACTGCTTTTGACCAGTGTACTCTTTGCCACACTAATGACAAAGTTGCCGCACCATCTACAGTCCACAAACCGCAGTAG
- the ubiE gene encoding bifunctional demethylmenaquinone methyltransferase/2-methoxy-6-polyprenyl-1,4-benzoquinol methylase UbiE, which yields MYKLSEKGERIREMFDTIAPRYDLLNRLLSLGIDRRWRTFAVSQIKTSPGGKVLDIATGTGDIALEIALRTPKDVAIVGADISREMVEIGRQKVAASPHSDRITFEIAPCEALPFADQEFDATTIAFGIRNVVDRPKGLAEMHRVLKPGGRAVILEFSMPSSPLFERLYRLYFLTILPKIGGLFSKQSAYQYLPDSVLEFPSRDEFKAMMAKAGFRNIRHHDLTFGIATVYVGEK from the coding sequence ATGTACAAATTATCGGAGAAAGGGGAACGTATCAGGGAGATGTTCGACACCATCGCCCCGCGCTACGACCTGCTGAACCGTTTGCTATCACTTGGCATCGACCGCCGCTGGCGGACCTTTGCCGTATCTCAGATAAAAACCTCGCCAGGCGGCAAAGTGCTCGATATTGCCACCGGTACCGGTGACATTGCCTTGGAAATTGCCCTGCGGACGCCGAAAGATGTGGCTATCGTCGGCGCCGACATCAGCCGGGAAATGGTCGAGATCGGGCGACAGAAGGTAGCAGCATCTCCGCACTCCGATCGGATCACCTTTGAGATCGCCCCATGCGAAGCACTGCCGTTTGCTGACCAGGAGTTTGATGCGACAACCATAGCCTTCGGGATCCGCAACGTGGTTGACCGGCCCAAGGGTCTTGCTGAGATGCACCGGGTCCTCAAGCCCGGCGGACGGGCCGTAATCCTCGAATTCTCGATGCCGTCATCTCCCTTGTTTGAAAGACTTTACCGCTTATATTTCCTGACCATCCTTCCCAAGATCGGTGGCCTCTTCTCCAAGCAAAGCGCCTACCAGTACCTGCCGGATTCAGTGCTGGAATTCCCCTCCCGCGACGAGTTCAAAGCAATGATGGCCAAGGCGGGGTTTAGAAACATCCGCCATCACGACCTTACCTTTGGAATTGCGACCGTTTACGTCGGAGAGAAATAA
- the cdaA gene encoding diadenylate cyclase CdaA encodes MADIIIMSVLVYQLYSWFKNTKALQVVLGLAFLAILYMVTRTLGLFMTSWILQELGTVVFVVIIVIFQVEIRQALYRFSLLRNFFGRQGNLQQLDLMEISAALFSLAAERTGALVVFQRREPIDEYLHHGVLLDSLAGGQLIATIFKNGTPLHDGAVLIKDGRVAQASCHLPLSLNSDLPRHFGTRHRAGIGLVERSDAVAVMVSEERGEVTLAVSGEIEKVDSPESLSARLTGLLSAASPIVEKETVKDRLLRNFWPKVVTVGIVLVCWLVIAVKQGGVVSVTVPIKFHNLPDDVVLLKSVPEDVEVQLNVFSNLIPSPRQLDIVADINLAKLHEGTSMLPIRTEDFKLPLGVVVTSVKPSSVRIHADRKIRRELRIKTRIFGRLNGNSRVRRIAVEPEMVSVEGPASVVSRLEAVETEPLDLAAVRKNEVVERPLQRPAPMVNVLYDGQVKLRVITSER; translated from the coding sequence ATAGCAGATATTATCATTATGAGTGTTCTTGTGTATCAGCTCTACAGCTGGTTCAAGAACACCAAGGCGTTACAGGTAGTGCTGGGGCTCGCATTTCTGGCGATTCTCTACATGGTCACGCGGACCCTCGGCCTGTTCATGACCAGCTGGATTCTCCAGGAGCTGGGGACCGTAGTCTTTGTGGTCATAATCGTGATTTTCCAGGTGGAGATCCGTCAGGCGCTGTACCGGTTCAGCCTGCTCCGCAATTTCTTCGGCCGCCAAGGCAATCTCCAGCAACTGGATCTGATGGAGATCTCTGCAGCTCTTTTTTCTCTGGCAGCGGAGCGCACCGGCGCTCTGGTGGTATTCCAGCGCCGCGAACCGATTGACGAGTACCTGCACCATGGCGTTCTTCTGGACAGCCTGGCCGGCGGCCAGCTGATCGCGACTATCTTCAAGAACGGCACCCCGCTGCACGATGGCGCGGTCCTGATAAAAGACGGCAGGGTCGCGCAGGCATCGTGTCATCTGCCGCTTTCTCTCAACTCTGACCTGCCGAGGCATTTTGGCACACGGCATCGGGCCGGCATCGGCCTTGTCGAGCGCTCCGACGCTGTTGCGGTCATGGTTTCAGAGGAGCGGGGCGAAGTAACTCTGGCCGTTTCCGGCGAGATCGAGAAGGTTGATTCGCCGGAGTCGCTTTCGGCACGGTTGACCGGGCTTTTGTCAGCGGCTTCGCCGATTGTGGAAAAAGAGACCGTCAAGGACCGGTTACTCAGGAACTTTTGGCCAAAGGTCGTGACGGTCGGGATTGTGCTGGTCTGCTGGCTGGTTATTGCGGTAAAGCAGGGGGGGGTTGTTTCGGTTACCGTGCCGATAAAGTTCCATAATCTCCCTGACGATGTGGTGTTGCTGAAAAGCGTGCCTGAGGATGTGGAGGTGCAGCTTAATGTGTTCTCCAACCTGATCCCGTCGCCACGACAGCTCGATATTGTTGCCGATATCAATTTGGCAAAGCTCCACGAAGGCACGAGTATGTTGCCGATTCGTACCGAGGACTTCAAATTGCCGCTGGGAGTTGTTGTTACTTCAGTAAAGCCGTCATCAGTGCGGATTCATGCCGACCGTAAGATACGCCGGGAGTTGCGCATCAAAACCAGGATTTTTGGCCGCCTGAACGGCAATTCTCGCGTGCGCCGGATAGCGGTGGAGCCCGAGATGGTTTCGGTCGAAGGGCCGGCATCGGTTGTCAGCCGTCTGGAAGCAGTGGAAACGGAGCCGCTGGATCTTGCTGCTGTCAGAAAAAACGAGGTAGTTGAAAGACCTCTGCAGAGACCGGCGCCAATGGTTAACGTGCTTTATGATGGGCAGGTCAAACTCCGTGTAATTACTAGTGAAAGGTAA
- a CDS encoding cytochrome C: MRNGRFILLVVLSLLASLLYACASPSIARKHPEAVKGMPDCNECHSDSWGAMNHKAVDFYAKHKFYASQPNVCMGCHTQAFCSDCHAHKEEIKPSDKYKDNPARALPHRGDYLSQHKIDGRMNPASCVKCHGRQNNERCITCHR, translated from the coding sequence ATGAGAAACGGCAGATTTATTCTTCTAGTGGTTCTGTCCCTCCTGGCATCGCTCCTTTACGCCTGCGCCAGCCCCAGCATCGCCCGCAAGCACCCTGAGGCGGTCAAGGGAATGCCTGACTGCAACGAATGCCATAGCGACAGCTGGGGCGCAATGAACCACAAGGCGGTTGATTTCTACGCCAAGCACAAGTTCTATGCCAGCCAACCCAATGTCTGCATGGGGTGCCATACCCAGGCGTTCTGCTCCGACTGCCACGCGCACAAGGAGGAGATCAAGCCGAGCGACAAGTACAAGGATAATCCGGCGCGGGCTCTGCCACATCGCGGCGATTACCTGAGCCAGCACAAGATCGACGGCAGAATGAACCCGGCATCCTGCGTCAAATGCCATGGCCGGCAGAACAACGAGAGGTGCATAACATGTCACCGATAA